A window of the Gemmatirosa kalamazoonensis genome harbors these coding sequences:
- a CDS encoding 4-hydroxy-3-methylbut-2-enyl diphosphate reductase — MESTYFRKGFGLKTEVEALLSADYSGRLVDLLREHDYTLAAGGVTVRLAHEFGFCYGVERAVDYAYQTRRKFPDRRVVLLGEIIHNPHVNDKLRQMGVDILVAEGAGFDYTRISPDDVVIIPAFGVTIGDFERLRAIGCVLVDTTCGSVLNVWKRVESYARDGFTSLIHGKHYHEETRATASQALKYPGGAYLVVRDMAEARMVCDYIEGRGDRDAFVARFAATSSDGFDPDVHLARVGVANQTTMLARESLDIAAEVGAAMERAHGAEYRAANFRSFDTICSATQDRQDAVKALLAEPLDVMLVVGGYNSSNTMSLAALCAEHVPTYHVEDPAAIDVERGTVRYRPVGKVTEEREADGWLPEGPVRVGLTAGASTPNNKIGETVARVFATRGVSALEPTER; from the coding sequence ATGGAATCGACGTACTTCCGCAAGGGCTTCGGGCTCAAGACCGAGGTGGAGGCCCTTCTCTCCGCCGACTACAGCGGCCGCCTGGTCGACCTGCTCCGAGAGCACGACTACACGCTTGCCGCGGGCGGCGTCACCGTGCGCCTCGCCCACGAGTTCGGGTTCTGCTACGGCGTGGAGCGCGCGGTGGACTACGCGTACCAGACGCGGCGCAAGTTCCCCGACCGTCGCGTGGTGCTGCTGGGCGAGATCATCCACAACCCGCACGTGAACGACAAGCTGCGGCAGATGGGCGTGGACATCCTCGTGGCCGAGGGCGCGGGCTTCGACTACACGCGCATCTCGCCCGACGACGTGGTGATCATCCCCGCGTTCGGCGTCACGATCGGCGACTTCGAGCGCCTGCGGGCCATCGGCTGCGTGCTCGTGGACACCACGTGCGGCTCGGTGCTCAACGTGTGGAAGCGCGTCGAGTCGTACGCGCGCGACGGCTTCACCTCGCTCATCCACGGCAAGCATTACCACGAGGAGACGCGCGCCACCGCGTCGCAGGCGCTGAAGTACCCGGGCGGCGCGTACCTCGTCGTGCGCGACATGGCGGAAGCCCGCATGGTGTGCGACTACATCGAGGGGCGGGGGGATCGCGACGCGTTCGTCGCGCGCTTCGCCGCGACGTCGTCGGACGGGTTCGATCCCGACGTGCATCTCGCGCGCGTCGGTGTCGCGAACCAGACGACGATGCTCGCGCGCGAGTCGCTCGACATCGCCGCGGAGGTCGGTGCCGCGATGGAGCGCGCGCACGGCGCCGAGTACCGCGCGGCGAACTTCCGCTCGTTCGACACGATCTGCTCCGCGACGCAGGACCGTCAGGACGCGGTGAAGGCGCTGCTCGCGGAGCCGCTCGACGTGATGCTCGTCGTCGGCGGCTACAACTCGAGCAACACGATGTCGCTCGCCGCCCTGTGCGCGGAGCACGTGCCCACGTATCACGTCGAGGATCCCGCGGCGATCGACGTCGAGCGTGGCACGGTGCGCTACCGCCCGGTCGGCAAGGTGACCGAGGAGCGCGAGGCCGACGGCTGGCTCCCCGAGGGCCCGGTGCGCGTCGGACTCACCGCCGGCGCCAGCACGCCGAACAACAAGATCGGCGAGACGGTGGCGCGGGTGTTCGCCACGCGCGGCGTCTCCGCGCTCGAGCCCACGGAACGTTAG
- a CDS encoding acyl-CoA thioesterase, producing the protein MTSSTTAPASAVPAHAFEFAERVRWEDVDLVAIVRYSAYTRLLDVVEAELFRAAGLAHPAMLDRHGIWLVRRVLHLEYHAPAHFDDLLRLRAWIGRVGRTSLTLHVAVFDDAGERLHAAGHLVLVAVEAAGMTAVEVPAEVTRALAPFQG; encoded by the coding sequence ATGACCTCGTCCACCACCGCGCCCGCCTCCGCCGTCCCCGCGCACGCGTTCGAGTTCGCCGAGCGCGTACGCTGGGAGGACGTGGACCTCGTGGCGATCGTGCGCTACAGCGCCTACACGCGCCTCCTCGACGTCGTGGAGGCGGAGCTGTTCCGCGCCGCGGGGCTGGCACACCCCGCGATGCTCGACCGGCACGGCATCTGGCTCGTGCGGCGCGTGCTCCATCTCGAGTACCACGCGCCGGCGCACTTCGACGACCTGCTGCGGCTGCGGGCGTGGATCGGGCGCGTGGGCCGCACGTCGCTCACCCTGCACGTGGCGGTGTTCGACGACGCCGGCGAGCGGCTGCACGCGGCGGGGCACCTCGTGCTCGTCGCCGTGGAGGCGGCGGGGATGACGGCCGTCGAGGTGCCGGCCGAGGTCACCCGGGCGCTCGCGCCGTTCCAGGGCTGA
- a CDS encoding CGNR zinc finger domain-containing protein, with protein sequence MTSPLAPPSVTSPSRTAGVDLDAPTFVFLGDRLWLDFVNTDDARRADASSAARRADALRDFDVFIDWLQSASVLDTERATGIRRRAFQQPAGAAAALVDARRVRAALRALAERGLQSAKTRADALAEINRILGRSAGTRRVEQRTDGTYARTFVSVGDAFAGLMLPVVDSAADSLIAGELARVRRCSDPRCPHVFIDTTKNGRRRWCDMATCGNRAKAARHRRRARDGSSGLTIGP encoded by the coding sequence GTGACGTCGCCGCTCGCGCCGCCGTCGGTGACGTCTCCGTCGCGCACCGCCGGCGTCGACCTCGACGCGCCGACGTTCGTGTTCCTCGGCGATCGCCTCTGGCTCGACTTCGTGAACACCGACGACGCGCGTCGTGCCGACGCGTCGTCGGCCGCGCGACGCGCCGACGCGCTGCGCGACTTCGACGTGTTCATCGACTGGCTGCAGTCGGCGTCGGTGCTCGACACGGAGCGCGCGACGGGCATTCGTCGGCGCGCGTTCCAGCAGCCCGCGGGCGCCGCTGCGGCGCTCGTCGACGCGCGACGCGTGCGCGCGGCGCTGCGCGCGCTGGCCGAGCGCGGGCTGCAATCGGCGAAGACGCGTGCCGACGCGCTCGCGGAGATCAATCGCATCCTCGGTCGCAGCGCGGGCACGCGACGCGTGGAGCAGCGCACGGACGGCACCTACGCGCGCACGTTCGTGAGCGTCGGCGACGCGTTCGCTGGGCTCATGCTGCCGGTGGTGGACTCCGCCGCCGACTCGCTCATCGCGGGCGAGCTGGCGCGCGTGCGCCGCTGCTCCGACCCGCGCTGCCCGCACGTGTTCATCGACACGACGAAGAACGGCCGCCGTCGGTGGTGCGACATGGCGACGTGCGGCAACCGCGCGAAGGCGGCGCGCCATCGGCGCCGCGCGCGCGACGGCTCGAGCGGCCTAACGATCGGGCCCTGA
- a CDS encoding GNAT family N-acetyltransferase, whose protein sequence is MSAGAPREVVRTYLEMRDPAAHRDEAWTAIDVRLARLDPCPPDTYRALYGMVGARWAWRDRDAWSDARLAEYLARPDVAVWAVVDAGGAPGGYFELARHDDGSVEIAYFGLAERLFGRRLGAQLLSAAVREAWAMGAARVWLHTCTLDSPAALPNYLARGFTPFRTETYAATAPAAASLAP, encoded by the coding sequence ATGAGCGCGGGCGCGCCGCGCGAGGTGGTGCGCACCTACCTCGAGATGCGCGACCCGGCCGCGCACCGCGACGAGGCGTGGACGGCCATCGACGTGCGCCTCGCGCGCCTCGACCCGTGCCCGCCCGACACGTACCGCGCGCTCTACGGCATGGTGGGCGCGCGCTGGGCGTGGCGCGACCGCGACGCGTGGAGCGACGCGCGGCTCGCCGAGTACCTCGCGCGTCCGGACGTCGCGGTGTGGGCGGTCGTGGACGCCGGGGGGGCGCCGGGCGGCTACTTCGAGCTCGCGCGCCACGACGACGGCTCGGTGGAGATTGCGTACTTCGGTCTCGCCGAGCGGTTGTTCGGGCGACGGCTCGGCGCGCAGCTCCTCTCCGCCGCCGTGCGCGAGGCGTGGGCGATGGGCGCCGCGCGCGTGTGGCTGCACACCTGCACGCTCGACTCGCCCGCCGCGCTGCCGAACTACCTCGCGCGCGGGTTCACGCCGTTCCGTACCGAGACCTACGCCGCGACCGCGCCCGCGGCGGCGTCCCTGGCGCCGTGA
- a CDS encoding phospholipase D-like domain-containing protein produces the protein MSYVLIGALGVLVFVVLVFALIGVLYVTRGTPVRRVRAPGDDDGPPGAREGRFPATVELLTKTELHPGHAVEIMTCGDELYPRLWDDLRNARHSITLQLYYCNPGRMADEFAEIILERVNAGVRVLFLRDAFGSAPLPDEYIERLEKGGVKVAVFRPTRWWELHKVQHRSHIRVVVVDGRIGYTGGFGLDDKWYGDGRHVGQWRDSTARFTGPAVQQLQATFASGWAEATGVLLTGDHFFHIAEDGEPAPTREGDDVCAGLLHCSPTLGSTPAERFMALSIAGARERLWISNSYFVPDEHFCDLLAIAVKRGVDVRILTPDRHSDVRTTYFAGRHRYPRLLGAGVRIFEYSAAMMHAKTLVADGVWAAVGSNNFDNRSMAFNDESVLMAYDERVASRLESVFREDLKFADEITLDLFRRRPWFDRVLERGATALSRIL, from the coding sequence ATGTCCTACGTCCTGATCGGCGCGCTCGGCGTGCTGGTGTTCGTCGTGCTCGTCTTCGCCCTCATCGGTGTGCTGTACGTCACACGCGGCACGCCGGTGCGGCGCGTGCGCGCGCCGGGCGACGACGACGGACCGCCGGGTGCCCGTGAGGGGCGCTTCCCCGCGACCGTGGAGCTGCTCACGAAGACCGAGCTGCATCCCGGACACGCGGTCGAGATCATGACGTGCGGCGACGAGCTCTATCCGCGGCTCTGGGACGATCTGCGCAACGCGCGCCACTCCATCACGCTGCAGCTCTACTACTGCAACCCCGGCCGCATGGCCGACGAGTTCGCGGAGATCATCCTCGAGCGCGTGAACGCCGGGGTGCGGGTGCTGTTCCTGCGCGACGCGTTCGGCAGCGCGCCGCTGCCGGACGAGTACATCGAACGGCTGGAGAAGGGCGGCGTGAAGGTCGCCGTGTTCCGGCCGACGCGCTGGTGGGAGCTGCACAAGGTGCAGCACCGCTCCCACATCCGCGTCGTCGTCGTCGATGGGCGCATCGGCTACACCGGCGGCTTCGGTCTCGACGACAAGTGGTACGGCGACGGGCGGCACGTGGGACAGTGGCGCGATTCCACCGCGCGATTCACTGGCCCCGCCGTGCAGCAGCTGCAGGCGACGTTCGCCTCGGGATGGGCGGAGGCGACGGGCGTGCTGCTCACGGGCGACCACTTCTTCCACATCGCGGAGGACGGCGAGCCGGCGCCGACGCGCGAGGGCGACGACGTCTGCGCGGGGCTGCTGCACTGCTCGCCCACGCTCGGCAGCACACCGGCGGAGCGGTTCATGGCGCTCTCCATCGCCGGGGCGCGCGAGCGGCTCTGGATCTCCAACTCGTACTTCGTTCCCGACGAGCACTTCTGCGACCTGCTCGCGATCGCGGTGAAGCGCGGCGTCGACGTGCGCATCCTCACGCCCGACCGCCACAGCGACGTGCGCACGACGTACTTCGCCGGCCGCCACCGCTACCCGCGACTGCTCGGCGCGGGCGTCCGCATCTTCGAGTACTCGGCGGCGATGATGCACGCCAAGACGCTCGTCGCCGACGGCGTGTGGGCGGCGGTCGGATCGAACAACTTCGACAACCGCTCGATGGCGTTCAACGACGAGAGCGTGCTGATGGCGTACGACGAGCGCGTCGCGTCGCGCCTCGAGTCGGTGTTCCGTGAGGACCTGAAGTTCGCCGACGAGATCACGCTCGACCTGTTCCGGCGGCGGCCGTGGTTCGACCGCGTCCTCGAGCGCGGCGCCACGGCGCTGTCCCGAATCCTCTAG
- a CDS encoding DEAD/DEAH box helicase: MRQPTDRYLPPDHEAFVAAEPPTGRVIVIAPTRAACETIEIAVGLHLETYLERTHGARVRELARSGKGFGIVAGTGTGKTLAIRPIAEEIVGLPLRVGVVNREREATPETPTWNVVVVTTGIARRWFQDGDILPSDTLVVDEIHQTSAELELCLALGKRVGCRFIWLSATVDPSFYRAYLDSADVLEVYSYDPKKAAKVQVIRKAPIEFLDDRFLQGVVKQKRGVGLFLPTRAGVEEAAASVQERYPRVNAAYYHGGEPIRVIRPFLEGEEPKPFFLAMTAAGQSALNVRGLDTVVIDDTRFTNVVERGRNVLTRLHLGANEILQMGGRVHGRVEGGRVYILSDRDIDFYALRPTEPEFQLAGDSERVALTCADLGVRADELDLPVKLDRVAYRRAFTHLQRRGVIDENGRLTPYGKSVEALPVERAWAELLVNGDDDLVPFLAVMSAVESLHRMTREERDLDGVLVPGSDHLTAYNLYAEAWREAGYMGEVYGLPRHLFDAERITHWAERRGVLVKAVEDAALAMASVYRSLGVPLPDHMPWAGERVHRRFADLLARFMPFDLVIDEETAWGEEARVSKTSVCGSWGPIAGTLRYFADRFGVPRASIEGTQIPIDLVRKYATRGEAELTYEPRRKHNPLVLQRRVEYYGFELEHELEDVEAFPPELAAQARRVLAEALARGEARHVAVKRNRDAIEAVREVWRRSGGRTPRLGMRELADLYEAQLSGVGSLHDFRAAPLRLDLDAMVPEEERTRLLALPDYVEIRGKPVEIHYDVEEVGTRDSGLGTREPAAPSPESRVPSPESPESPESRLIGVARLRLPEKLARTIVEAEIPALDRPVRFVVTRGQRGAVRADTLDELQEILDRPWSPDEDYDERPRRERERSERHVVGRHGPREGARHGPRGGPPGGNRKFQRRRRR; encoded by the coding sequence ATGCGCCAGCCAACCGACCGCTACCTCCCGCCCGACCACGAGGCGTTCGTCGCCGCCGAGCCGCCGACCGGGCGCGTGATCGTGATCGCGCCGACGCGCGCGGCGTGCGAGACGATCGAGATCGCGGTCGGGCTGCACCTCGAGACGTACCTCGAGCGCACGCACGGCGCGCGGGTGCGCGAGCTCGCACGGTCGGGCAAGGGGTTCGGGATCGTCGCCGGCACGGGCACGGGCAAGACGCTCGCGATCCGGCCGATCGCCGAGGAGATCGTGGGGCTGCCGCTGCGCGTCGGCGTCGTGAACCGCGAGCGCGAGGCGACGCCGGAGACGCCGACGTGGAACGTCGTCGTCGTCACCACCGGCATCGCGCGCCGCTGGTTCCAGGACGGCGACATCCTGCCGAGCGACACGCTCGTCGTCGACGAGATCCACCAGACGTCGGCGGAGCTGGAGCTGTGCCTCGCGTTAGGCAAGCGCGTCGGATGCCGCTTCATCTGGCTCTCCGCGACGGTCGATCCGAGCTTCTACCGCGCGTACCTCGACTCCGCCGACGTTCTCGAGGTCTACTCGTACGACCCGAAGAAGGCGGCGAAGGTGCAGGTGATCCGCAAGGCGCCGATCGAGTTCCTCGACGACCGCTTCCTGCAGGGCGTGGTGAAGCAGAAGCGCGGCGTGGGTTTGTTCCTGCCGACGCGCGCCGGCGTGGAGGAGGCCGCGGCGAGCGTGCAGGAGCGCTACCCGCGCGTGAACGCCGCGTATTATCACGGCGGGGAGCCGATCCGCGTCATCAGGCCGTTCCTCGAGGGCGAGGAGCCGAAGCCGTTCTTCCTCGCCATGACCGCGGCCGGCCAGAGCGCGCTGAACGTGCGCGGGCTCGACACGGTGGTGATCGACGACACGCGCTTCACGAACGTCGTCGAGCGCGGACGCAACGTGCTCACGCGGCTGCACCTCGGCGCGAACGAGATCCTGCAGATGGGCGGGCGCGTGCACGGACGCGTGGAAGGGGGACGCGTCTACATCCTCAGCGACCGCGACATCGACTTCTACGCGCTGCGGCCGACCGAGCCGGAGTTCCAGCTCGCGGGGGACTCGGAGCGCGTGGCGCTCACCTGCGCGGACCTCGGCGTGCGCGCCGACGAGCTGGATCTACCGGTGAAGCTGGATCGCGTGGCGTACCGTCGCGCGTTCACGCACCTGCAGCGACGCGGCGTGATCGACGAGAACGGCCGCCTCACGCCGTACGGCAAGTCGGTCGAGGCGCTGCCGGTGGAGCGCGCGTGGGCGGAGCTGCTCGTGAACGGCGACGACGACCTCGTGCCGTTCCTCGCCGTGATGAGCGCGGTGGAGTCGCTGCATCGCATGACGCGCGAGGAGCGCGACCTGGACGGCGTGCTCGTGCCGGGGAGCGATCACCTCACGGCGTACAACCTGTACGCCGAGGCGTGGCGCGAGGCGGGGTACATGGGCGAGGTGTACGGCCTGCCGCGGCACCTGTTCGACGCCGAGCGCATCACGCACTGGGCGGAGCGGCGCGGCGTGCTGGTGAAGGCGGTGGAGGATGCCGCGCTGGCGATGGCGAGCGTGTATCGCTCGTTAGGCGTGCCGCTGCCCGACCACATGCCGTGGGCCGGTGAGCGCGTGCATCGTCGCTTCGCCGACCTGCTCGCGCGCTTCATGCCCTTCGACCTCGTGATCGACGAGGAGACGGCGTGGGGCGAGGAAGCGCGCGTGTCGAAGACGAGCGTGTGCGGCAGCTGGGGCCCGATCGCGGGGACGCTGCGATACTTCGCCGACCGTTTCGGGGTGCCGCGCGCGTCGATCGAGGGGACGCAGATCCCGATCGATCTCGTGCGCAAGTACGCGACGCGCGGCGAGGCGGAGCTGACGTACGAGCCGCGGCGCAAGCACAACCCGCTCGTGCTGCAGCGACGCGTGGAGTACTACGGCTTCGAGCTGGAGCACGAGCTGGAGGACGTGGAGGCGTTCCCGCCGGAGCTCGCGGCGCAGGCGCGGCGCGTGCTCGCCGAGGCGCTCGCCCGCGGCGAGGCGCGGCACGTCGCGGTGAAGCGCAACCGCGACGCGATCGAGGCGGTGCGCGAGGTGTGGCGACGCTCGGGCGGCCGCACGCCGCGGCTCGGGATGCGCGAGCTGGCGGACCTGTACGAGGCGCAGCTCTCGGGCGTGGGCTCGCTGCACGACTTCCGCGCGGCGCCGCTGCGGCTGGACCTCGACGCGATGGTGCCGGAGGAGGAGCGCACGCGCCTGCTCGCGCTCCCCGACTACGTGGAGATCCGCGGCAAGCCGGTGGAGATCCACTACGACGTGGAGGAAGTCGGGACTCGGGACTCGGGACTCGGGACTCGGGAGCCCGCAGCTCCGAGTCCCGAGTCCCGAGTCCCGAGTCCCGAGTCTCCCGAGTCTCCCGAGTCCCGACTGATCGGCGTGGCGCGGCTGCGGCTCCCCGAGAAGCTCGCGCGCACGATCGTGGAGGCGGAGATCCCCGCGCTCGATCGCCCGGTGCGCTTCGTCGTCACGCGCGGGCAGCGCGGCGCGGTGCGCGCGGACACGCTCGACGAGCTGCAGGAGATCCTCGACCGGCCGTGGTCACCGGACGAAGACTACGACGAGCGGCCGCGCCGCGAGCGCGAGCGGTCGGAGCGTCACGTCGTCGGCCGCCACGGGCCACGGGAAGGCGCGCGTCACGGCCCGCGCGGCGGGCCGCCGGGCGGGAACCGCAAGTTCCAGCGACGCCGTCGTCGTTAG
- a CDS encoding 6-phosphofructokinase → MRIALSTGGGDAPGLNAVIRTAVLSALHRGWDVLGIKRGFAGLLGEDEVIPMTRETVRGIGHLGGTILRTTNRGSPFHYPVLQPDGTYQYIDRSDELIENARNLGIDAIISIGGDGSLRIAQQLVARGMKVVCVPKTIDNDVPCTVNTFGFDTAVSTAIDAIDKLHTTAESHDRVMVLEVMGREAGFIALYAGVAASADVVLIPEISFDIEKVCEKIRARDRGGRLFSIVVVAEGAAAVGGAESIIGESLPGQARRLGGLCEPLAKEIQRRTGKETRSLILGHLQRGGQPTGYDRLLSARFGGAAVRAVEEQKWGHMLALQSPHIVTVPIEDVLRSEKRVDPDGDVVRTARESGISFGD, encoded by the coding sequence ATGAGAATCGCTCTATCTACCGGCGGCGGCGACGCGCCCGGGCTGAATGCGGTGATCCGGACGGCGGTGCTGTCGGCGCTGCACCGCGGGTGGGACGTGCTCGGCATCAAGCGCGGCTTCGCGGGGCTGCTCGGCGAGGACGAGGTCATCCCGATGACCCGCGAGACCGTGCGCGGCATCGGCCACCTCGGCGGCACCATCCTCCGCACGACGAATCGCGGCAGCCCGTTCCACTATCCCGTGCTGCAGCCCGACGGGACCTACCAGTACATCGACCGCTCCGACGAGCTGATCGAGAACGCCCGCAACCTCGGCATCGACGCGATCATCTCGATCGGCGGCGACGGGTCGCTGCGCATCGCGCAGCAGCTCGTCGCGCGCGGCATGAAGGTCGTCTGCGTGCCGAAGACGATCGACAACGACGTGCCGTGCACCGTGAACACGTTCGGGTTCGACACCGCCGTGAGCACCGCGATCGACGCCATCGACAAGCTGCACACGACGGCGGAGTCGCATGACCGCGTCATGGTGCTCGAGGTCATGGGGCGCGAGGCGGGGTTCATCGCGCTGTACGCCGGCGTCGCGGCGAGCGCGGACGTCGTGCTCATTCCCGAGATCTCGTTCGACATCGAGAAGGTCTGCGAGAAGATCCGGGCGCGCGATCGCGGCGGCCGGCTGTTCTCCATCGTCGTCGTGGCGGAGGGCGCCGCCGCGGTCGGCGGGGCGGAGTCGATCATCGGCGAGTCGCTGCCGGGGCAGGCGCGGCGGCTCGGCGGCCTCTGCGAGCCGCTGGCGAAGGAGATCCAGCGGCGCACCGGCAAGGAGACCCGGTCGCTCATCCTCGGCCACCTGCAGCGCGGTGGGCAGCCGACCGGCTACGACCGGCTGCTGTCGGCGCGTTTCGGCGGGGCCGCGGTGCGTGCGGTGGAGGAGCAGAAGTGGGGGCACATGCTGGCCCTCCAGTCGCCGCACATCGTGACGGTGCCGATCGAGGACGTGCTGCGGTCGGAGAAGCGCGTCGACCCCGACGGCGACGTCGTGCGGACCGCCCGCGAGTCGGGGATCAGCTTCGGCGACTGA